ACTGCTGTTATAACTGCTGGGATCAGAACTTTCTTTGCAGCACAGAATGCTGTAGAGGTACCTCTGGCACTCAGAGGAAGCAAAATAGTAAATCAAGGGATCAATGCAGCAGCTTATGCTGCtgacacagacacagaggaggTAGGCAAAGTAGGCGGCCTCTGTTGTGGAAATATGAGAAAGGAATGAGTAGTGCAGAATCAGGAGGACGTTTGTGGGTCCAAAGCAAATGATGAAGATGCAGAAAACAGCAGCTGACAAGAACAAAGCCCGGGACTTCTTGCTCTGGTTGGCGACTGTGGAAGAGCTAAGACATCGGATGATAGACACATAACAGATGGTGGAAATAATCAATGGCACAAAAAAGAAGACAGCGGAGAAGGCTGAGAAGTAATATGCATAATAGCCTTCCAGCAGGGTTTCATTGAGCACATCGTGACAGGTGGTTATGTTGAGCCCCGGCACCTGGGTGGTTTGCTTCTTGAGGAGAAGGGGCACCACCCCCGCGACCGCCACAGCCCAAATGGCCAGACAGGTGAAGGAAGCCCTCCCCAGAGTGCGCCAGGAGAGGGACTGGATGGGGTACACCACAGCCAGAAACCTGTCAATGCTTATGACTGTCATGAGCATGATGGAGGCGTACATGTTACAATAAAACGCTGCTGTGACAAAGCGACACATTTCAGACCCAAATTTCCAGTCGCTTCCAGAAAAGTAATAGCTGATCTTAaacgggagcacagacacaaagaGCACATCAGCCATGGCCAGGTGGAACATGTACACCACGGCGGGCTTCTTGACCTTCATTTTCAGGATGAACACAACGATGGCCAGGATGTTTAGAGGAAGGCTTACTGCAAACACGCCAGTGTAGACTGAGGGGATGAAAAGGGTCAACCAGGTGCTGGTCAGGTATCCCAAGGCATCT
This genomic interval from Manis javanica isolate MJ-LG chromosome 1, MJ_LKY, whole genome shotgun sequence contains the following:
- the F2R gene encoding proteinase-activated receptor 1 isoform X1, producing MTSLKPSPVQKGLSVNKALKPRWRGEVIVKTEVSPTSKATNATVAPRSFFLMNSNDRFEPFPLWEYEENNESELTEHRLSSANKSSPLQKLPPVFISKDALGYLTSTWLTLFIPSVYTGVFAVSLPLNILAIVVFILKMKVKKPAVVYMFHLAMADVLFVSVLPFKISYYFSGSDWKFGSEMCRFVTAAFYCNMYASIMLMTVISIDRFLAVVYPIQSLSWRTLGRASFTCLAIWAVAVAGVVPLLLKKQTTQVPGLNITTCHDVLNETLLEGYYAYYFSAFSAVFFFVPLIISTICYVSIIRCLSSSTVANQSKKSRALFLSAAVFCIFIICFGPTNVLLILHYSFLSHISTTEAAYFAYLLCVCVSSISCCIDPLIYYFASSECQRYLYSILCCKESSDPSSYNSSGQLMASKMDTCSSNLNNSIYKKLLT
- the F2R gene encoding proteinase-activated receptor 1 isoform X2, with translation MGPRRLLLLAAGLSLCGPLLSARTRGRGPASKATNATVAPRSFFLMNSNDRFEPFPLWEYEENNESELTEHRLSSANKSSPLQKLPPVFISKDALGYLTSTWLTLFIPSVYTGVFAVSLPLNILAIVVFILKMKVKKPAVVYMFHLAMADVLFVSVLPFKISYYFSGSDWKFGSEMCRFVTAAFYCNMYASIMLMTVISIDRFLAVVYPIQSLSWRTLGRASFTCLAIWAVAVAGVVPLLLKKQTTQVPGLNITTCHDVLNETLLEGYYAYYFSAFSAVFFFVPLIISTICYVSIIRCLSSSTVANQSKKSRALFLSAAVFCIFIICFGPTNVLLILHYSFLSHISTTEAAYFAYLLCVCVSSISCCIDPLIYYFASSECQRYLYSILCCKESSDPSSYNSSGQLMASKMDTCSSNLNNSIYKKLLT